One genomic segment of Desulfomicrobium sp. ZS1 includes these proteins:
- the lptF gene encoding LPS export ABC transporter permease LptF has product MPLLQRELFKEMGIVASISLGGFLSLILLGRLLQLRDLFMGQGVTFFDLVKLFTYLSPFFLIMLIPVSCMLGVFLTFLRMGADRELISLRAGGVSLWPLLPAPLLLSLLCSALTVWISLSGISWGMDNFRNTVVELARNKTSVNVQPGVFNTSFPGLTVYARQSDPGSGALLDVFVLDSSRSKTRATIVAPLGRIESDSERGQVFVRLEDGHVYREEGGELSVISFESYILSLDMTRLLGGFELKDKAPKEMSWDDLRTLKGDGFEDRSVNFQRRVDIELHKRFSLPAACIVLGFFALPLAFFFQGMKRQFGLIACLGTFFLYYVFLSGGMALAEGGIIAPALALWLPNVVFMLAAGIGMWLVAAEKEVNFQVLRSWMLRTVGMKGADA; this is encoded by the coding sequence GTGCCTCTTCTGCAGCGAGAACTCTTCAAGGAGATGGGGATTGTTGCCTCCATCAGTCTGGGAGGGTTTCTCAGTCTCATCCTGCTTGGTCGCCTGCTGCAACTGCGCGACCTGTTCATGGGCCAGGGCGTGACTTTTTTCGATCTGGTCAAGCTCTTTACCTATTTGAGCCCTTTTTTTCTGATCATGCTTATTCCGGTTTCGTGCATGCTCGGGGTTTTTTTGACTTTTCTGCGCATGGGGGCTGATCGGGAGCTCATCTCATTGCGTGCCGGCGGGGTCAGTCTCTGGCCTCTGCTGCCTGCGCCCCTGCTCCTGAGCCTGCTGTGTTCCGCGTTGACGGTATGGATTTCCCTCTCCGGCATATCCTGGGGCATGGACAATTTTCGTAATACGGTCGTGGAGTTGGCCCGCAACAAGACTTCCGTCAACGTGCAGCCCGGAGTTTTCAACACCTCCTTTCCGGGCCTGACCGTGTATGCCCGCCAGTCGGACCCGGGCAGCGGTGCGTTGTTGGACGTCTTTGTGCTCGACAGTTCACGGTCCAAGACTCGGGCTACCATCGTCGCTCCACTTGGCCGGATCGAGTCCGACTCGGAGCGTGGCCAGGTTTTTGTGCGCCTGGAGGACGGACACGTCTACCGCGAAGAGGGCGGCGAGCTCAGTGTCATAAGCTTTGAGAGTTACATTCTGTCCTTGGACATGACCCGGCTTCTGGGTGGGTTTGAACTGAAGGACAAGGCCCCCAAGGAGATGTCCTGGGATGACCTGCGGACTCTCAAAGGCGATGGATTCGAGGACAGGAGCGTCAATTTTCAGCGCCGGGTGGACATCGAACTGCACAAGCGCTTTTCCCTGCCTGCGGCCTGTATCGTGCTTGGATTTTTCGCCCTGCCGCTGGCCTTTTTCTTTCAGGGTATGAAGCGTCAGTTCGGCTTGATCGCCTGCCTGGGCACCTTTTTTCTTTATTATGTGTTTCTTTCCGGGGGCATGGCTCTTGCGGAAGGCGGCATCATTGCTCCGGCTCTGGCCCTGTGGCTGCCCAATGTCGTTTTCATGCTGGCTGCGGGAATCGGCATGTGGCTGGTCGCGGCGGAAAAGGAGGTCAATTTTCAGGTGCTCCGGTCCTGGATGCTGCGAACCGTGGGCATGAAGGGGGCCGACGCATGA
- a CDS encoding DNA internalization-related competence protein ComEC/Rec2 has product MRFVTLPAQEVHQTRIKGPITPLPWQLGVLGYLGGLLAWAHALSVVILCAVTALALVRRGRTLALMALCFGLGLVAGMPAGEEDRTPGWNAQTRIRAVVDEVRTYPGRRIGVFVRDVVALDTNATLPGRLLWTWSDPPFVPEIGRKFEAELRIRVLRSRANFGLSSTEEYWNRKDIRHRAYSRGDVPVIWGEGKPCLRAGLLELTGTLVPATPGGAAVRALLFGDRFLLEPGFMDRIRRAGLSHSLALSGLHLALVASFGLGLARVSSRLYPRLLLVLPRRKLAVLLALPPVITYLWLGDFSPSLLRAFLMLAAVAAHLFIGSRSHPQDSLFAAMAVLVVSDPASVHDLSLQLSVLAVGGLVLFMPAATALLAPLRERGALWRPIHGLLTLLAVTCCANLFILPIQILYFSEVTAHLWLNLLWLPVLSLTVLPLSFLGLAVSLCCPFLAEGCFFAAAWGVDALDQFLVLLDGVGSLASTPVLRPSGVQVAGYAVVLVAGSVLLTAERLRARELFFLGVGLVLLAAPSMWQEGRPWRDEVEMTVLDTGMSQAVYVRGRTGRTVLVDGGGGWSADYDPGRAVVGPALTWMHPPRVDGVLLSHVHADHLRGLFYILDVFDVGWFGWSGLVDSSNDSVRLVARLEQNPWPVRLLRAGDTVVIEPGLRLEVLHPAASEKGISGNDTSLALRLVWRGRGLALLPGDLEKRALVQVMNGNATLAAEVLVLPHHGSKSSLLPRFYNMVGAIWAVAACGPGNRFGFPHPSVVGVCERAGLTVLTTAEHGALKFCWRGEDAVRVESARYGVPDRD; this is encoded by the coding sequence ATGCGCTTTGTTACGTTGCCGGCGCAGGAGGTACACCAAACGCGCATCAAAGGCCCCATCACCCCTCTTCCCTGGCAACTGGGCGTACTGGGTTACCTCGGCGGTCTTCTTGCCTGGGCCCATGCTCTTTCCGTCGTTATCCTCTGCGCAGTGACCGCGCTGGCATTGGTTCGTCGCGGCCGGACCCTCGCGCTCATGGCGCTGTGTTTCGGGCTGGGGCTGGTCGCGGGCATGCCCGCGGGGGAGGAGGACAGGACGCCCGGCTGGAACGCGCAGACTCGAATACGGGCCGTCGTGGATGAGGTGCGCACTTACCCGGGGCGCAGGATCGGTGTTTTTGTCCGCGATGTGGTCGCGCTGGACACAAACGCGACCTTGCCGGGCCGATTGCTCTGGACCTGGTCCGACCCTCCTTTCGTGCCGGAGATCGGCCGGAAGTTCGAGGCGGAACTGCGCATTCGCGTACTGCGCTCACGGGCCAATTTCGGCCTTTCCTCCACCGAGGAATACTGGAACCGAAAAGACATTCGGCACCGGGCGTATTCTCGTGGCGATGTTCCCGTGATCTGGGGCGAAGGTAAGCCCTGTCTTCGTGCCGGACTCCTGGAGCTTACGGGGACGCTGGTTCCGGCTACGCCGGGCGGCGCGGCAGTCAGGGCGCTTCTTTTCGGGGACAGATTCCTGCTTGAGCCCGGTTTCATGGATCGCATCCGTCGGGCCGGGCTGTCCCACAGTCTGGCCCTGTCGGGGCTGCATCTGGCGCTGGTCGCAAGCTTCGGTTTGGGTCTGGCCAGGGTGTCGAGTCGTCTTTACCCCCGGCTGCTTCTGGTCCTGCCTCGTCGGAAATTGGCCGTTCTCCTGGCTTTGCCGCCGGTTATCACCTATCTTTGGCTCGGCGATTTTTCCCCGTCGCTACTGCGCGCCTTTCTCATGCTTGCCGCCGTGGCCGCTCACCTCTTCATCGGATCACGGTCGCATCCGCAGGATTCTCTTTTTGCCGCCATGGCCGTGCTGGTCGTTTCCGACCCGGCCTCGGTCCACGATCTGAGCTTGCAGCTTTCCGTGCTGGCTGTCGGCGGCCTTGTTCTTTTCATGCCTGCGGCCACGGCCCTGCTTGCCCCCTTGCGTGAACGGGGCGCGCTCTGGCGGCCCATCCACGGGCTGCTAACGCTTCTGGCGGTGACATGCTGCGCCAACCTATTCATTCTGCCGATCCAGATTCTCTATTTTTCCGAGGTGACCGCGCATCTGTGGCTCAATCTCCTGTGGCTGCCGGTGCTCAGTCTGACCGTGCTGCCTCTGTCTTTTCTGGGGCTTGCGGTGTCGCTCTGCTGTCCGTTTTTGGCCGAGGGGTGTTTTTTCGCGGCCGCCTGGGGCGTGGACGCCTTGGACCAATTCCTGGTGCTGCTTGATGGCGTGGGGAGCCTTGCTTCCACGCCCGTGCTGCGTCCTTCGGGGGTGCAGGTGGCCGGGTACGCAGTTGTGCTGGTGGCGGGAAGCGTGCTCCTGACCGCTGAACGCCTCCGGGCCAGGGAGCTCTTTTTTCTAGGGGTGGGGTTGGTCCTGCTGGCAGCTCCGTCCATGTGGCAGGAGGGCCGGCCGTGGCGAGACGAGGTCGAAATGACGGTGCTGGACACGGGCATGAGCCAGGCGGTCTACGTACGCGGCAGAACCGGGCGGACGGTGCTTGTGGATGGCGGGGGAGGCTGGAGCGCAGACTATGACCCGGGGCGCGCCGTGGTTGGACCGGCCTTGACCTGGATGCACCCGCCAAGGGTGGATGGAGTGCTTTTGTCCCATGTGCATGCCGATCACTTGCGGGGGCTTTTCTACATTCTGGATGTGTTTGATGTGGGCTGGTTCGGCTGGAGCGGGCTAGTGGACAGCTCGAATGATTCAGTGCGGTTGGTCGCCAGGCTGGAGCAAAATCCATGGCCGGTGCGATTGCTGCGCGCCGGAGACACGGTTGTCATTGAGCCTGGCCTGCGGCTTGAGGTGCTTCATCCCGCCGCGAGCGAGAAGGGCATCTCTGGCAACGATACATCCCTGGCGCTGCGCCTGGTGTGGCGAGGACGCGGTCTGGCCCTGTTGCCCGGCGATCTGGAAAAACGGGCTCTGGTGCAGGTCATGAATGGGAATGCCACGCTGGCAGCCGAGGTGCTGGTACTTCCGCATCACGGCTCCAAGTCGAGCCTGCTGCCGCGTTTTTACAACATGGTGGGGGCGATATGGGCCGTGGCTGCCTGTGGGCCGGGCAACCGTTTCGGTTTTCCTCATCCTTCCGTGGTAGGTGTCTGCGAGAGGGCGGGCCTTACGGTTTTGACCACAGCTGAGCACGGCGCGCTCAAATTTTGCTGGCGAGGGGAGGATGCAGTCCGCGTCGAGAGTGCGCGTTACGGGGTGCCGGACAGGGATTGA
- a CDS encoding response regulator, with product MEEFSVLLVDDEEDFLRTIIKRLAKRGLKAQGASRGEQALAMLAEEPRDVVVLDVKMPGMDGLEVLKRIKTNWPNTEVIMLTGHASIDAAMEGMNCGAFDYLMKPADLEDLLYKLEDAYRKKCVNKSRQTPSPMNGEPA from the coding sequence ATGGAAGAATTTTCAGTACTGTTAGTGGATGACGAGGAAGACTTCCTGCGCACCATCATCAAAAGACTGGCCAAGCGCGGCCTGAAGGCCCAGGGCGCGTCGCGAGGCGAGCAGGCGCTGGCCATGCTGGCGGAGGAACCTCGCGACGTGGTTGTCCTTGACGTGAAAATGCCGGGCATGGACGGGCTGGAAGTTTTGAAGAGGATCAAGACCAATTGGCCGAATACCGAGGTCATCATGCTCACCGGCCACGCCAGCATCGACGCGGCCATGGAGGGGATGAACTGCGGCGCCTTCGACTACCTGATGAAACCTGCGGATCTGGAAGACCTGCTCTACAAGCTTGAAGACGCGTACCGCAAGAAATGCGTCAACAAAAGCCGTCAGACCCCCTCCCCCATGAATGGCGAACCGGCGTAA